One part of the Rothia sp. ZJ932 genome encodes these proteins:
- a CDS encoding RNA polymerase sigma factor produces the protein MQTITKPTIKTPAHAQWDEDMLTSWQETKGIIASILYRHNKHSETEDVHQDTFLRAHENLHSYNPSKGTFKTWIKTIAYHQALDHITAARRQAARTATLPETTELAGHNTLETEAFAYEQALITYAELSHIIALLTQALGSPVPVHHTVNLLLTTETHNVATIASELGLSKSALYKTQQRVLMYAQTIAKALDMHFHRLEQSMRNPQQYQPIYMHEVVSCLPQAPVNSAPHFSHEVTLAVLEAGHVENLDLQALADAQGWSLPYTRRCVRETTMLFAAALAIIERGQLS, from the coding sequence ATGCAAACCATCACCAAGCCCACCATCAAGACCCCAGCTCACGCTCAATGGGACGAAGACATGCTCACCAGCTGGCAAGAAACCAAAGGCATCATCGCCTCCATCCTCTACCGCCACAACAAACACTCAGAGACCGAAGACGTCCACCAAGACACTTTCCTTCGTGCCCATGAGAACCTGCATAGCTACAATCCAAGCAAAGGCACCTTCAAAACATGGATCAAAACCATCGCCTACCACCAAGCTCTCGATCACATCACCGCCGCCCGCCGTCAAGCAGCACGCACCGCTACCCTGCCTGAAACTACAGAACTAGCCGGGCACAACACGCTTGAAACAGAAGCCTTCGCCTATGAACAGGCTCTTATCACCTACGCCGAACTCTCTCACATCATCGCCTTGCTCACCCAGGCACTCGGGTCGCCAGTACCGGTGCATCACACAGTCAACCTCCTTCTCACCACCGAAACCCATAACGTAGCAACCATCGCATCAGAGCTGGGCCTCAGCAAGAGCGCGCTCTACAAAACCCAGCAGCGCGTGCTGATGTATGCCCAGACGATTGCTAAGGCGCTAGATATGCACTTCCATCGTCTCGAGCAGAGCATGCGCAACCCCCAGCAGTATCAGCCCATCTACATGCACGAAGTCGTCTCTTGTCTACCTCAAGCACCTGTAAACAGCGCGCCCCATTTTAGTCATGAAGTGACCTTAGCCGTGCTAGAAGCTGGGCATGTAGAGAACCTTGACCTTCAAGCACTTGCTGATGCTCAAGGATGGTCACTGCCTTACACACGCAGGTGCGTTCGTGAGACAACCATGCTTTTTGCTGCGGCTTTGGCAATTATTGAACGCGGTCAGCTTTCATGA
- a CDS encoding DUF6668 family protein yields MVLFTRKPVMERVANPLALTPVVQEAPEQMSTDEIIGSASATHFTGEFPAPEGVMLVPVAGGVGLSTLVKASGGMLQEPDDGHIASSAILVATTAATHLARAAFVLRRGYADNGANVIGVVLVHDRPHLSKATVKESQKVIRMTKHGWVIPWVADLREPGVSLVKYPKRYRKVVEELARVTR; encoded by the coding sequence ATGGTCTTGTTTACTCGTAAACCCGTCATGGAGCGCGTAGCCAACCCTCTAGCTTTGACCCCGGTTGTTCAAGAAGCGCCCGAGCAAATGAGCACTGACGAAATTATCGGCTCGGCATCGGCTACTCACTTTACTGGCGAGTTCCCTGCCCCTGAGGGGGTAATGCTGGTGCCGGTTGCTGGGGGAGTGGGCTTATCTACTTTAGTGAAAGCATCAGGCGGGATGCTGCAAGAGCCTGATGATGGGCATATTGCTTCTTCTGCGATTCTTGTTGCTACTACTGCCGCCACTCACCTCGCGCGGGCGGCCTTTGTGCTGCGGCGTGGATATGCCGATAACGGTGCAAATGTTATTGGCGTTGTGTTGGTTCACGACCGCCCGCATCTTTCTAAAGCCACGGTTAAAGAATCCCAGAAAGTTATTCGTATGACGAAGCATGGCTGGGTGATCCCGTGGGTCGCTGATTTACGAGAGCCTGGGGTTTCCTTAGTGAAGTATCCCAAGCGTTATCGAAAAGTTGTGGAAGAGCTCGCGCGTGTTACTCGTTAG
- a CDS encoding peptidoglycan DD-metalloendopeptidase family protein, producing MMKKIIGLLLALVLFVFSTFFVLIILLGGGNNAQQASASTCKPSTSTSTPSSQASEDTPEDLAEKTEPEPEEENTESSAQAEELINVPEEYKQPIKDAAAYSGLPETIVAKQIKQESGFDRFAGSPAGAKGPAQFIDSTWAAYGNGGDIYDIKDALAAYGRYMKDLAQQIEPLAKGDKTLHLHLTLAAYNAGPGAVLEYGGIPPYPETTHYIEVITSGAQIEMSSGCSNAGSAGAWDGDLGDGEWTNPCPGCIFTSGYGLREIFPPGDWRNNHVGIDLASPGAGRSPGTVIIAPTDMKVVGFLPNDGCVTTKQNGAPGFQFNFCHLDSWSVSEGQELNRGDIIGIEGGRGGGTQWAYDTHLHFEIYNPESPVPAWPYNGHNLNPEPILKEKGAWVES from the coding sequence ATGATGAAAAAAATCATTGGGCTATTGCTGGCTTTGGTGCTATTTGTCTTCTCCACCTTCTTCGTCCTCATCATTCTTCTTGGCGGTGGAAACAACGCACAACAAGCCTCAGCTTCCACCTGCAAACCAAGTACTAGCACCTCAACCCCTAGCAGTCAGGCATCAGAAGACACCCCTGAGGACTTAGCGGAAAAGACAGAACCAGAACCCGAAGAAGAAAACACTGAATCCTCAGCACAAGCCGAGGAACTTATCAACGTCCCTGAAGAATACAAACAACCCATCAAGGACGCAGCTGCCTACTCCGGTTTACCTGAAACCATTGTTGCTAAACAGATCAAACAAGAATCTGGGTTTGACCGCTTTGCTGGCTCACCAGCTGGCGCTAAAGGCCCTGCCCAATTCATCGACTCAACATGGGCTGCATACGGCAACGGCGGGGACATCTACGATATTAAAGACGCCCTAGCCGCTTACGGACGGTACATGAAGGACTTAGCCCAGCAGATAGAACCTTTGGCTAAGGGGGATAAGACCCTACATCTGCACCTGACCTTAGCAGCCTACAATGCCGGCCCCGGCGCGGTCTTGGAATACGGGGGCATCCCTCCATACCCAGAGACTACTCACTACATCGAGGTCATTACTTCCGGCGCTCAAATTGAAATGTCAAGCGGCTGCTCTAACGCAGGTAGCGCTGGCGCATGGGACGGTGACTTAGGTGATGGGGAGTGGACGAACCCTTGCCCCGGCTGCATTTTTACCTCCGGTTATGGTTTACGTGAAATCTTCCCTCCAGGGGACTGGCGCAATAACCACGTAGGAATTGACCTTGCATCACCAGGTGCCGGTCGTAGCCCAGGAACAGTTATTATCGCCCCCACCGACATGAAAGTTGTTGGTTTTTTGCCCAACGATGGTTGCGTGACTACCAAACAAAATGGTGCTCCGGGCTTCCAATTCAACTTCTGCCACCTTGATTCTTGGAGTGTCTCAGAAGGACAAGAACTCAACCGTGGAGACATTATCGGCATCGAAGGTGGACGCGGCGGCGGTACCCAATGGGCTTATGATACGCATCTTCATTTTGAAATTTACAACCCCGAATCACCGGTTCCAGCTTGGCCATACAACGGTCACAACTTGAACCCTGAACCGATACTCAAAGAGAAAGGCGCATGGGTAGAGTCATGA